A genome region from Etheostoma cragini isolate CJK2018 chromosome 4, CSU_Ecrag_1.0, whole genome shotgun sequence includes the following:
- the scn8ab gene encoding sodium channel, voltage gated, type VIII, alpha subunit b isoform X1: MAAPLMSPPGPDSFKKFTPESLAKIEKRISEEKNKKPPKPRSDSSHRDTSDDNEPKPNSDLEAGKSLPFIYGDVPPGMSGVPLEDLDPYYQNLNMKTFIVLNKGKTIFRFSATPSLYIISPFNLLRRIAIKILIHALFSMIIMCTILTNCIFMTFSDPPEWSKQVEYTFTGIYTFESLTKIVARGFAIDGFTFLRDPWNWLDFMVISMAYITEFVDLGNVSALRTFRVLRALKTISVIPGLKTIVGALIQSVKKLSDVMILTVFCLSVFALIGLQLFMGNLRQKCVIWPINMTEQYLANGSRGFDWKEYIMNDSNFYFLPGQLDALLCGNSSDSGRCPEGFMCMKAGRNPNYGYTSFDSFGWAFLTLFRLMTQDFWENLYMLTLRAAGKTYMIFFVLVIFVGSFYLVNLILAVVAMAYEEQNQATIEEAEQKEAEFKAMLEQLKRQQDETQAAAMATSAGTVSEAALEDEGGGHLSRSSSEVSKLSSKSAKERRNRKKKWRQKEQEKEKGDSEKVVKSESDDGSKKSTIRFPGSRLGRKTSIMNQSLLSIPGSPFMSRHNSRSSIFSFKGRSKDMGSENEFADDEHSTVEESEDRRGSLFIPYRRNSYSGYSQGSSRIHPLAPHSGGKRNSTVDCNGVVSLTGPGPGRRLLPEVKIDKAATDDSTTDVEIKKKHSGSLMVSVDQLNSSFKGKDRANSQMSVVTNTLLEELEESQRKCPPCWYKFANIFLIWECFPLWLKIKHITYLIVMDPFVDLAITICIVLNTLFMAMEHYPMTEEFQGVLSVGNLVFTGIFAGEMFAKLIAMDPYYYFQEGWNCFDGFIVTLSLVELGLADVEGLSVLRSFRLLRVFKLAKSWPTLNMLIKIIGNSVGALGNLTLVLAIIVFIFAVVGMQLFGKNYKDCVCKIAPSCELPRWHMHDFFHSFLIVFRVLCGEWIETMWDCMEVAGQTMCLTVFMMVMVIGNLVVLNLFLALLLSSFSADNLAATDDDGEPNNLQLAVARIKIGIAWFKVNMRIVVATVLKKQPIEDEQKPLDEMYEKKLNCIANHTVDINRELDYAKNGNGTTSGIGSSVGKYMIDEDYMSFIHNPNLTVCVPIAVGESDFENLNTEDFSSESDVENSKDLDDTSSSEGSTIDIKPDVEDVAVVEVVEEYVDPEACWTDECVAKYKCCDVPITHGWGKHWWFLRKTCYLIVEHNWFETLIIFMILLSSGALAFEDVYIEQRKTIRIILEYADRVFTYIFILEMLLKWVAYGFVKYFTNAWCWLDFFIVDVSIVSLIANALGYSDLGPIKSLRTLRALRPLRALSRFEGMRVVVNALVGAIPSIMNVLLVCLIFWLIFSIMGVNLFAGKYYYCYNETAEENFFPDVVNNKTECFALINANFSEVRWKNVKINFDNVGAGYLALLQVATFKGWMDIMYAAIDSRKVEDQPIYEDNLYMYIYFVIFIIFGSFFTLNLFIGVIIDNFNQQKKKFGGQDIFMTEEQKKYYNAMKKLGSKKPQKPIPRPQNQIQGMVFDFVTQQVFDISIMILICLNMVTMMVETDDQTEDTEVVLYWVNFIFIVVFTCEFVLKLFALRHYYFTNGWNIFDVVVVILSIVGMFLADLIEKYFVSPTLFRVIRLARIGRILRLIKGAKGIRTLLFALMMSLPALFNIGLLLFLVMFIFSIFGMSNFGYVKHGAGIDDMYNFETFGNSMIILFMITTSAGWDGLLLPILNYAPDCDPLLENPGTPATGDCGNPSVGIFFFVMYIIISFLIVVNMYIAIILENFSVATEESADPLSEDDFETFYEIWEKFDPDACQFITYAKLSDFADSLEHPLRVPKPNTIELIAMDMPMVSGDRIHCLDILFAFTKRVLGDSGELDMLRQQMEERFVAANPSKVSYEPITTTLRRKQEDVSSKIIQRAYRSYLARRGFVCKRKPANNKVENGGNNQEQEKKEGTPSTASLPSYDSVTKPDKEKQDDNNEGKGGRKEKGRNQKDIRESKC; encoded by the exons aCATTTATAGTCCtcaacaaaggaaaaacaatcTTCCGCTTCAGTGCCACGCCCTCCTTGTACATCATAAGCCCGTTTAATCTACTAAGGCGAATAGCTATTAAGATTTTGATACATGC GTTATTCAGCATGATCATCATGTGTACGATTTTGACCAACTGTATATTCATGACATTTAGTGACCCCCCAGAATGGTCCAAACAAGTAGA GTATACCTTCACAGGTATCTATACGTTTGAATCACTCACAAAAATTGTTGCCAGAGGCTTCGCTATAGATGGGTTTACCTTTCTCAGAGACCCATGGAACTGGCTGGATTTCATGGTCATCTCAATGGC ATATATAACAGAGTTTGTGGACCTTGGGAATGTCTCGGCGCTGAGAACGTTCAGGGTTCTCCGAGCATTGAAAACAATTTCTGTCATTCCAG GCCTGAAGACCATTGTGGGTGCTCTGATCCAGTCGGTGAAGAAGCTGTCGGATGTGATGATCCTGACCGTCTTCTGTCTCAGTGTCTTTGCTCTAATTGGACTACAGCTCTTTATGGGGAACTTAAGGCAGAAGTGTGTAATCTGGCCAATCAACATGACTGAGCAATACCTGGCAAATGGCAGCAGGGGCTTTGACTGGAAGGAATACATCATGAATGACT ctaATTTCTACTTCCTTCCTGGTCAGCTTGATGCTCTGCTATGTGGGAATAGTTCTGACTCAGG GCGATGTCCAGAGGGCTTTATGTGTATGAAAGCCGGAAGGAACCCTAACTATGGTTACACCAGCTTTGACAGCTTTGGATGGGCTTTCCTCACCCTTTTTCGCCTCATGACCCAAGACTTCTGGGAAAATCTCTACATGCTG ACTCTACGAGCTGCAGGGAAAACATATATGATCTTCTTTGTGCTGGTCATCTTTGTGGGCTCTTTCTACCTGGTGAATCTCATCTTGGCTGTGGTGGCCATGGCTTATGAGGAGCAGAACCAGGCCACTATTGAGGAGGCGGAGCAGAAAGAGGCAGAATTCAAGGCCATGCTGGAACAGCTTAAGAGGCAGCAGGATGAAACACAG gcTGCCGCCATGGCGACATCTGCAGGCACTGTGTCAGAGGCTGCGTTAGAGGATGAAGGAGGAGGGCACTTGTCACGGAGCTCTTCTGAGGTGTCCAAGCTTAGCTCAAAGAGTGCCAAGGAGCGTCGAAATCGCAAGAAGAAATGGCGTCAGAAAgagcaggagaaagagaagggagacaGTGAGAAGGTTGTTAAGTCTGAGTCAGACGATGGCAGCAAGAAAAGTACCATTCGTTTCCCAGGAAGCCGGCTGGGGAGGAAGACATCCATTATGAACCAG TCACTGCTGAGCATCCCAGGTTCACCCTTCATGTCGCGCCACAACAGCCGCAGCAGCATCTTCAGCTTCAAAGGCCGTTCCAAGGACATGGGCTCAGAAAACGAGTTTGCCGACGATGAGCACAGTACAGTAGAGGAGAGCGAAGACCGCCGAGGCTCCCTGTTTATCCCTTACCGCCGCAACAGCTACAGTGGCTACAGCCAAGGCTCATCACGCATTCACCCGCTGGCACCCCACTCTGGAGGGAAGAGGAACAGCACAGTGGACTGCAATGGCGTGGTGTCTCTCACCGGCCCTGGGCCCGGCAGACGGCTTCTGCCTGAGGTGAAAATAGATAAGGCAGCCACTGATGACAGT ACTACTGACGTGGAGATTAAGAAGAAGCACTCTGGCTCTCTCATGGTATCTGTGGATCAGCTCAACTCTTCCTTCAAAGGAAAGGACCGTGCCAACAGTCAGATGAGCGTAGTCACCAACACACTTCTAGAGG AGTTGGAGGAGTCTCAGAGGAAGTGCCCTCCTTGTTGGTACAAGTTTGCCAACATCTTCCTCATCTGGGAGTGCTTTCCTTTGTGGCTGAAGATTAAGCACATAACTTACTTGATTGTCATGGACCCATTTGTTGACCTGGCCATCACCATCTGTATTGTCCTCAATACCCTCTTCATGGCCATGGAGCATTACCCCATGACTGAGGAATTTCAAGGGGTTCTTTCTGTTGGCAACCTG GTTTTCACAGGCATCTTTGCTGGGGAGATGTTTGCCAAGCTGATTGCCATGGATCCCTACTACTACTTCCAGGAAGGCTGGAACTGCTTTGACGGCTTCATTGTGACTCTGAGTTTAGTTGAGCTGGGACTGGCTGATGTGGAAGGTCTGTCAGTGCTCAGGTCATTCCGATTG TTAAGAGTGTTCAAACTAGCAAAATCGTGGCCCACCCTCAACATGCTGATCAAGATCATTGGTAATTCAGTGGGAGCTCTGGGTAATCTGACGCTGGTGCTGGCCATCATCGTTTTCATCTTTGCCGTCGTGGGCATGCAGCTGTTTGGCAAAAACTACAAGGACTGTGTGTGTAAGATCGCCCCGTCCTGTGAACTGCCTCGCTGGCACATGCATGACTTCTTCCACTCCTTCCTGATTGTGTTCAGAGTGTTGTGTGGGGAGTGGATTGAGACCATGTGGGACTGTATGGAGGTGGCAGGACAGACCATGTGCCTCACCGTCTTCATGATGGTCATGGTCATCGGAAACCTGGTg GTGCTGAACCTGTTCCTGGCCTTGCTGCTGAGCTCATTCAGTGCAGACAACCTCGCTGCCACAGATGACGATGGTGAACCCAACAACCTCCAACTTGCAGTTGCCCGCATTAAGATAGGGATCGCCTGGTTCAAGGTTAACATGCGGATCGTAGTAGCCACAGTGCTGAAAAAG CAGCCTATAGAGGATGAACAGAAGCCTTTGGATGAAATGTACGAGAAGAAGCTCAACTGCATTGCAAACCACACAGTGGACATTAACCGTGAACTGGACTATGCTAAAAATGGCAATGGCACCACCAGCGGGATTGGGAGCAGTGTGGGAAAGTATATGATTGACGAGGACTACATGTCTTTCATCCACAACCCCAACCTCACTGTCTGTGTTCCCATCGCTGTTGGCGAGTCAGACTTCGAAAACCTAAACACGGAAGACTTTAGCAGTGAATCGGATGTGGAGAACAGTAAAGAT CTGGATGATACTAGTTCGTCTGAGGGCAGCACAATAGACATCAAGCCTGATGTGGAGGACGTTGCAGTGGTGGAGGTAGTGGAGGAGTATGTTGACCCAGAAGCTTGCTGGACAGATG AGTGTGTGGCCAAATACAAGTGCTGTGATGTTCCTATCACTCACGGCTGGGGAAAACACTGGTGGTTCCTGAGGAAGACCTGCTACCTGATTGTAGAACACAACTGGTTTGAAACCCTCATCATCTTCATGATCCTGCTCAGCAGTGGAGCCCTG GCCTTTGAGGATGTGTACATTGAGCAAAGGAAGACAATCCGCATCATTCTGGAGTATGCTGATCGGGTTTTCACCTATATCTTCATCCTGGAGATGTTGCTGAAATGGGTGGCCTACGGCTTTGTCAAGTACTTCACCAATGCCTGGTGTTGGTTAGACTTCTTCATTGTGGAT GTGTCTATAGTCAGCCTTATAGCTAATGCGTTGGGCTACTCCGATCTAGGCCCGATTAAATCACTCAGGACACTGAGGGCCTTGAGACCCCTCAGGGCCCTGTCACGTTTTGAAGGGATGAGG GTTGTGGTAAACGCCTTGGTGGGTGCAATCCCCTCCATCATGAATGTGCTGCTGGTGTGTCTCATCTTCTGGCTCATCTTCAGCATCATGGGTGTCAACCTGTTTGCTGGAAAGTATTACTACTGTTACAATGAGACAGCCGAGGAGAACTTCTTCCCTGATGTcgtcaacaacaaaacagagtgttTTGCACTCATTAATGCAAACTTCTCTGAAGTCAGATGGAAAAATGTCAAGATCAATTTTGACAATGTCGGTGCAGGATACCTGGCACTTCTGCAAGTG GCAACATTCAAAGGTTGGATGGACATTATGTATGCGGCAATAGATTCTCGAAAG GTGGAGGACCAGCCTATCTACGAGGACAACTTATACATGTACATCTACTttgtcatcttcatcatctttgGCTCGTTCTTCACTCTAAACCTCTTCATTGGTGTCATCATTGATAACTTCaaccaacaaaagaaaaag TTTGGAGGTCAGGATATCTTCATGACGGAGGAACAGAAGAAATACTACAATGCCATGAAGAAACTAGGGTCAAAGAAACCACAAAAACCAATACCCAGGCCGCAG AACCAGATCCAGGGCATGGTGTTTGACTTTGTGACGCAGCAGGTGTTCGACATCTCCATCATGATCTTAATCTGCCTTAACATGGTCACCATGATGGTGGAGACAGACGATCAGACCGAGGACACTGAGGTTGTGCTTTACTGGGTCAACTTCATCTTCATTGTGGTCTTCACTTGCGAGTTTGTATTGAAGCTCTTTGCGCTGCGCCACTACTACTTCACCAATGGTTGGAACATCTTCGATGTTGTTGTGGTCATCCTTTCAATTGTAG GAATGTTTCTGGCTGACCTGATTGAGAAGTACTTTGTGTCACCAACACTCTTCAGGGTGATTCGTCTGGCTCGTATCGGCAGGATCCTGCGTCTCATCAAGGGGGCCAAAGGAATCAGAACTCTGCTGTTTGCCCtaatgatgtcacttcctgccTTGTTCAACATTGGCTTACTTCTTTTCCTGGTTATGttcattttctccatctttGGCATGTCCAACTTTGGCTATGTGAAACACGGGGCTGGAATTGATGATATGTACAACTTTGAGACCTTCGGCAACAGCATGATCATCCTGTTTATGATCACCACGTCAGCTGGCTGGGACGGCCTGCTGCTGCCCATTCTTAACTACGCTCCAGACTGCGACCCCTTACTGGAAAATCCTGGCACCCCTGCCACAGGAGACTGTGGCAACCCTTCTGTGGGCATCTTCTTCTTTGTTATGTATATCATTATTTCTTTCCTCATTGTGGTCAACATGTACATCGCCATCATCTTGGAGAACTTCAGTGTGGCCACAGAGGAGAGTGCCGACCCACTCAGCGAGGATGACTTTGAGACCTTTTATGAGATTTGGGAGAAGTTTGACCCTGATGCGTGCCAGTTCATCACCTATGCCAAGCTTTCGGACTTTGCTGATTCACTTGAACACCCACTCCGAGTCCCCAAGCCCAACACCATTGAACTGATCGCCATGGACATGCCTATGGTGAGTGGTGACCGCATCCACTGCCTGGACATCCTTTTTGCCTTCACTAAGCGTGTGCTGGGTGACAGTGGCGAGTTGGACATGTTGAGGCAACAAATGGAGGAGCGTTTTGTGGCTGCCAATCCCTCCAAGGTCTCTTACGAGCCAATCACCACCACTCTGAGGCGCAAGCAGGAGGATGTGTCATCCAAAATAATTCAAAGGGCCTACCGTTCCTACCTGGCAAGGCGGGGCTTTGTCTGTAAGCGCAAACCAGCCAATAACAAAGTGGAGAATGGCGGGAACAATCAGGAACAAGAAAAGAAGGAGGGCACTCCCTCAACTGCCTCCCTGCCTTCTTATGACAGTGTAACCAAACCTGACAAGGAGAAACAGGATGACAACAATGAGGgcaagggagggaggaaagagaaaggaagaaaccAAAAAGACATCAGGGAATCTAAATGTTAG